The following coding sequences lie in one Komagataeibacter sucrofermentans DSM 15973 genomic window:
- the pheS gene encoding phenylalanine--tRNA ligase subunit alpha: protein MSDDLETLREQTVQALAAATDQRAWDAVRVGTLGKSGRLTALLKELGRMTPDERRARGAALNRLRDELTRLIEARGQELEAAALNARLAAERVDVTLPCAPETSGLLHPITRTIEEMAAIFGAMGFQIAEGPDIESDWHNFSALNTPAHHPARTDQDTFYLPPEAEGQPERVLRTQTSGVQIRTMLGQEPPIRIIAPGRTYRADHDATHSPMFHQCEGLVIEKGITLGHLKGCLSDFLRAFFQMPELPVRFRASYFPFTEPSMEIDIGWSRKTGQIGAGDDWLEVLGAGMVHPRVLANCGLDAREWQGFAFGMGIERLTMLRHGIPDLRSFYESDVRWLRHYGTSPLSPALLHEGL from the coding sequence ATGAGTGACGATCTCGAAACCCTGAGGGAACAGACAGTTCAGGCACTCGCTGCCGCGACCGACCAGCGCGCGTGGGATGCCGTGCGCGTGGGCACGCTGGGCAAGTCGGGCAGGCTGACCGCGCTGCTCAAGGAACTCGGGCGCATGACGCCCGATGAGCGCCGCGCCCGTGGGGCCGCACTCAACCGCCTGCGTGATGAACTGACCCGCCTGATCGAGGCGCGTGGCCAGGAACTCGAGGCGGCCGCGCTCAACGCCCGCCTTGCCGCCGAGCGCGTGGATGTCACGCTGCCCTGCGCGCCCGAGACCAGCGGCCTGCTGCACCCCATCACCCGCACCATCGAGGAAATGGCCGCCATTTTCGGCGCGATGGGTTTCCAGATTGCCGAAGGCCCCGATATCGAGAGCGACTGGCACAACTTCTCGGCGCTCAACACGCCCGCCCATCACCCCGCCCGGACCGATCAGGATACGTTCTACCTGCCGCCCGAGGCCGAGGGGCAGCCCGAGCGCGTGCTGCGCACCCAGACATCAGGCGTGCAGATCCGCACCATGCTGGGCCAGGAACCGCCCATCCGCATCATCGCGCCCGGCCGCACCTACCGCGCCGACCATGATGCCACGCATTCCCCCATGTTCCATCAGTGCGAGGGGCTGGTGATCGAAAAGGGGATTACGCTCGGTCACCTCAAGGGCTGCCTGTCCGACTTCCTGCGCGCGTTCTTCCAGATGCCGGAGCTGCCGGTGCGTTTCCGCGCCTCCTATTTTCCGTTCACCGAGCCGTCGATGGAAATCGACATCGGCTGGTCGCGTAAGACGGGCCAGATCGGCGCGGGCGATGACTGGCTGGAAGTGCTGGGCGCGGGCATGGTCCACCCCCGCGTGCTGGCCAATTGCGGGCTGGATGCGCGTGAGTGGCAGGGCTTCGCCTTTGGCATGGGCATCGAGCGGCTGACCATGCTGCGCCATGGCATCCCCGATCTGCGCTCGTTCTATGAAAGCGATGTCCGCTGGCTGCGCCATTACGGCACCAGCCCCCTGTCTCCCGCCCTGCTGCACGAAGGTCTGTGA
- a CDS encoding folate-binding protein YgfZ, translated as MARIAHLSDRSVLSVSGADRVSFLQGLVSNDMTTVAPGQAVWTAFLSAQGKWLADFFVFADPEGERLLLDCNAGQADMLRQRLSRYRLRAQVELGETGYAVHAAWGEGFTPPEGYPAAPDPRVARAGWRFLLGHPMPHPTADEVDYDRHRLALGLPDGPRDCESDKTLLLEANFDQFNGISWTKGCYMGQELTARTRYRGLVRRHLVPVSSRHDLPVPGTPIMAGEKTVGEMRSSRDGAGLAMIRSEHLHDTGLMAANHALQVHLPQWFSLPAKPQ; from the coding sequence ATGGCCAGAATTGCTCATCTTTCCGACCGCAGCGTGCTCAGCGTATCAGGTGCTGATCGCGTTTCTTTCCTGCAGGGGCTTGTCTCCAACGACATGACCACGGTCGCCCCCGGCCAGGCGGTCTGGACCGCGTTTTTGTCCGCGCAGGGCAAATGGCTGGCGGATTTCTTCGTTTTTGCCGATCCCGAGGGCGAGCGGCTGCTGCTCGATTGCAATGCCGGTCAGGCTGACATGCTGCGCCAGCGCCTGTCGCGCTACCGCCTGCGCGCTCAGGTTGAACTCGGTGAGACCGGCTACGCCGTGCATGCGGCCTGGGGCGAAGGCTTTACCCCACCCGAAGGCTATCCCGCCGCCCCCGACCCGCGCGTGGCCAGGGCGGGCTGGCGCTTCCTGCTTGGTCATCCCATGCCTCACCCGACGGCGGATGAAGTCGATTACGACCGTCATCGCCTCGCCCTAGGCCTGCCCGATGGGCCGCGTGACTGCGAAAGTGACAAAACCCTGCTGCTCGAAGCCAATTTCGACCAGTTCAATGGCATTTCATGGACCAAGGGCTGCTACATGGGCCAGGAACTGACCGCACGCACGCGCTACAGGGGGCTGGTGCGCCGCCATCTCGTGCCCGTATCCTCCCGCCACGACCTGCCCGTGCCGGGCACGCCCATCATGGCGGGGGAAAAGACGGTAGGCGAGATGCGCTCCTCACGCGATGGCGCGGGGCTGGCCATGATCCGCAGCGAGCATCTGCACGATACGGGCCTCATGGCAGCCAACCACGCGCTGCAGGTGCATCTGCCACAATGGTTCAGCCTGCCCGCCAAGCCGCAATAG
- the lpxB gene encoding lipid-A-disaccharide synthase produces the protein MTQPSSSPLPAGISPSGPTIWIMAGEASGDVLGSRLMIALRQLRPDLHFAGIGGERMQAQGLQSLFPLRDLAVMGLLEVLPRIRHLSRRLDQAVADITARRPALVITIDSPGFTLRLLRRIAPLSIPRLHYVAPQVWAWREHRVREFPGLWERMLCLLPFEPEFFARHGIEARFVGHPVVQSGADEGSAAAFRARYSIAPDAPILVLMPGSRRSEAPRLLPVFGRMLALVQRNRPDIVAVVPVSPVIADIVRAGVARWPVRPLIVTDMHDKHDAFAAASAALTKSGTSTLELAMANVPMAVTYRVNPLTAAIARRLIRVPYVAMVNLLAGHRLVPELLQERCTPELLAATVERLLADPASRDLQRAGFAHIRAALHGPGENPAHAAAREIIDLLEAGQAIVPARPGPA, from the coding sequence ATGACCCAGCCTTCATCTTCCCCTCTGCCTGCTGGCATTTCCCCCTCCGGCCCGACCATATGGATCATGGCGGGGGAAGCCAGTGGCGACGTGCTGGGCAGTCGCCTCATGATCGCGCTGCGCCAGCTGCGGCCTGACCTGCATTTCGCGGGCATCGGGGGGGAGCGCATGCAGGCGCAGGGGCTGCAATCGCTTTTTCCGTTGCGCGACCTTGCGGTGATGGGCCTGCTTGAAGTGCTGCCGCGCATCCGCCACCTCTCGCGCAGGCTTGATCAGGCCGTGGCGGATATTACCGCGCGCAGGCCCGCGCTGGTCATTACCATCGACAGCCCCGGCTTTACCCTGCGCCTGCTGCGCCGCATCGCGCCGCTATCCATTCCCCGCCTGCATTACGTGGCCCCGCAGGTCTGGGCATGGCGCGAGCACAGGGTGCGTGAATTCCCCGGCCTGTGGGAGCGGATGCTGTGCCTGCTGCCCTTCGAGCCGGAATTTTTTGCCCGCCATGGCATCGAAGCCCGTTTTGTTGGCCATCCGGTGGTACAGTCGGGGGCGGATGAAGGATCGGCCGCGGCGTTCCGGGCGCGTTACAGCATTGCGCCGGATGCGCCCATCCTCGTGCTCATGCCCGGCAGCCGCCGTTCCGAAGCGCCGCGCCTGCTGCCGGTGTTTGGCCGCATGCTGGCCCTCGTGCAACGCAACAGGCCCGATATCGTGGCCGTGGTGCCGGTCTCGCCCGTTATTGCCGATATTGTGCGTGCGGGCGTGGCCCGGTGGCCGGTGCGGCCCCTGATCGTGACCGATATGCATGACAAGCACGATGCCTTTGCAGCCGCCTCTGCAGCCCTGACCAAATCAGGCACCTCCACGCTGGAGCTGGCCATGGCCAACGTGCCCATGGCCGTGACCTACCGCGTCAATCCGCTGACGGCAGCCATCGCGCGGCGGCTGATCCGCGTGCCGTATGTTGCCATGGTCAACCTGCTGGCGGGCCACAGGCTGGTGCCCGAACTGTTGCAGGAGCGCTGCACGCCCGAACTGCTGGCCGCCACTGTCGAGCGCCTGCTGGCAGACCCGGCCAGCCGCGACCTGCAACGCGCGGGGTTTGCCCATATCCGCGCGGCCCTGCATGGCCCGGGCGAAAACCCGGCCCATGCGGCAGCCCGCGAGATTATTGACCTGCTGGAGGCGGGGCAGGCGATTGTGCCGGCGCGGCCTGGTCCAGCGTAG
- the rplT gene encoding 50S ribosomal protein L20, with the protein MARVKRGVTTLARHKKVLAASKGFRGRSSTNYRIALERLEKSLQYAYRDRRNKKREFRALWIQRINAAVREHGLTYSRFINGLDKAGIEIDRKVLAAIAYDDAATFAEIVKKAQAALA; encoded by the coding sequence ATGGCACGTGTAAAACGCGGCGTAACGACGCTCGCCCGTCACAAGAAGGTTCTGGCAGCTTCCAAGGGCTTCCGGGGTCGTTCCTCCACCAATTACCGCATCGCGCTGGAACGCCTGGAAAAGTCGCTCCAGTACGCCTACCGCGATCGCCGCAACAAGAAGCGTGAGTTCCGCGCCCTGTGGATCCAGCGTATCAACGCTGCGGTGCGCGAGCATGGCCTGACCTACAGCCGCTTCATCAACGGCCTGGACAAGGCTGGTATCGAGATCGACCGCAAGGTTCTCGCCGCCATCGCCTATGACGACGCGGCAACCTTTGCCGAGATCGTGAAGAAGGCCCAGGCCGCTCTGGCCTGA
- the hisI gene encoding phosphoribosyl-AMP cyclohydrolase, with product MPYTPPEPATRAAMIERVKFNADGLITAIAQQHDSGEVLMLAWMNAEALDETLRTGRVCYFSRSRNGLWRKGETSGQVQTLVDARLDCDRDAVLLLVDQKGVACHTGRRSCFYNALRPEGIVEITQPEVAAETLYGKG from the coding sequence ATGCCCTACACGCCACCTGAACCGGCCACGCGCGCAGCCATGATCGAGCGCGTCAAATTCAATGCCGACGGCCTGATTACCGCCATTGCCCAGCAGCATGACAGCGGCGAGGTGCTGATGCTGGCCTGGATGAATGCAGAGGCACTCGACGAGACCCTGCGCACCGGTCGCGTGTGCTACTTCTCGCGCAGCCGTAACGGCCTGTGGCGCAAGGGCGAGACATCAGGCCAGGTGCAGACTCTGGTGGATGCGCGGCTGGACTGCGACCGCGACGCGGTGCTGCTGCTTGTCGACCAGAAAGGTGTTGCCTGCCACACCGGTCGGCGCAGTTGCTTCTATAATGCGCTGCGCCCCGAAGGGATCGTAGAGATCACGCAACCCGAGGTTGCGGCTGAAACACTTTATGGCAAGGGCTGA
- the pstS gene encoding phosphate ABC transporter substrate-binding protein PstS produces MRRASGMGLTVMLAMASLPAFATDITGAGSSFGAPIYGAWGAGAAKATDIRLNYQTIGSGAGQNQVKARTVDFGASDAPMTAARLQQNGLVQFPTVLGAIVPVVNLPGIDASQLHLTGPLLADIYGGEISMWNDPRIAAENPGLTLPAMPVAPVRRADGSGTTFVFTSYLARVSARWAHEQGSGTSIEWPVGEGARGNDGIAAAVRNTEGSIGYLEYAYAAGNHMPIAQLRNHHGDVVAADDASFRQAVTTAHWSTDASHSADVLDGAGAGAWPIMAATYVLLPTDRADTPQGRAVREFFTWSMAHGSEAAVTLNYVPLPDDIRASIISLLNAR; encoded by the coding sequence ATGCGGCGCGCCTCAGGCATGGGGCTGACGGTCATGCTGGCCATGGCCAGCCTGCCTGCCTTTGCGACTGATATAACGGGGGCTGGCTCCAGCTTTGGCGCGCCGATTTATGGCGCCTGGGGGGCAGGGGCGGCAAAGGCCACCGATATCCGCCTCAATTACCAGACCATCGGCTCGGGGGCAGGGCAGAATCAGGTCAAGGCCCGCACGGTGGATTTCGGCGCCTCTGACGCGCCCATGACCGCAGCCCGGTTGCAGCAGAACGGGCTGGTCCAGTTCCCCACCGTGCTGGGCGCCATCGTGCCGGTTGTGAACCTGCCCGGCATTGATGCCAGCCAGTTGCACCTGACCGGCCCCCTGCTGGCTGATATCTATGGCGGCGAAATCAGCATGTGGAATGACCCGCGCATTGCCGCGGAAAACCCGGGCCTGACCCTGCCTGCCATGCCCGTGGCCCCGGTGCGCCGGGCGGATGGGTCTGGCACCACCTTCGTGTTCACCTCCTATCTTGCCCGCGTTTCGGCGCGCTGGGCGCATGAGCAGGGCAGCGGTACCTCGATTGAATGGCCGGTAGGCGAGGGCGCGCGTGGCAATGACGGCATCGCCGCCGCCGTGCGCAACACCGAAGGCAGCATCGGTTATCTTGAATATGCCTATGCGGCAGGCAATCACATGCCCATAGCCCAACTGCGCAATCATCATGGTGATGTGGTGGCGGCGGATGATGCAAGCTTCCGCCAGGCCGTGACTACCGCTCACTGGTCAACCGATGCCAGCCATTCCGCTGATGTGCTTGATGGCGCTGGCGCGGGGGCATGGCCCATCATGGCCGCGACCTATGTGCTGCTCCCGACCGACCGCGCCGATACGCCACAGGGCCGCGCCGTGCGGGAATTCTTTACCTGGAGCATGGCGCATGGCAGCGAGGCGGCGGTGACGCTGAACTATGTGCCGCTGCCCGATGACATACGCGCCAGCATAATCAGCCTGCTCAACGCCCGGTAA
- a CDS encoding SDR family NAD(P)-dependent oxidoreductase, with product MTQRVAYVTGGSRGIGAGIARALAGDGYDIAISYARNEKAAEATVAEIRAMGRRAMAICCDGEGNGNRAAIQRVVRDLGRIDALVCNAGVYPHGDVSEMTDAQVDAVLGLNVRAVMIEAIEASRHMTKGGRIILIGSAFADRSPFPGISLYSASKAALNGFARGAARDLGPRGITINVVQPGPIDTDMNPATGPAADLLRSFMCHKEYGQVSDIATVVSFLASPQASFITGSALTTDGGITA from the coding sequence ATGACCCAACGCGTAGCCTACGTAACCGGCGGCAGCCGCGGCATTGGCGCAGGCATTGCCAGGGCACTGGCGGGTGACGGGTATGACATTGCCATCTCCTACGCCCGCAACGAGAAGGCCGCCGAGGCAACCGTGGCCGAAATCCGCGCCATGGGCCGCCGCGCCATGGCCATCTGCTGCGATGGCGAAGGCAATGGCAACCGCGCGGCGATCCAGCGCGTGGTGCGTGATCTTGGCCGCATCGACGCGCTGGTGTGCAATGCGGGCGTCTACCCCCATGGCGACGTGAGCGAGATGACCGACGCGCAGGTTGATGCCGTGCTGGGCCTGAACGTGCGCGCCGTGATGATCGAGGCCATCGAGGCCTCGCGCCACATGACCAAGGGCGGCCGCATCATCCTGATCGGCTCGGCCTTTGCCGATCGCTCCCCCTTCCCCGGCATTTCGCTCTATTCAGCCTCCAAGGCGGCGCTGAACGGGTTTGCCCGTGGGGCGGCGCGTGACCTTGGCCCGCGCGGCATCACCATCAACGTGGTCCAGCCCGGCCCGATCGACACCGACATGAACCCCGCCACCGGGCCAGCGGCCGACCTGCTGCGCAGCTTCATGTGCCACAAGGAATACGGGCAGGTGAGCGACATCGCCACCGTGGTCTCGTTCCTTGCCAGCCCGCAG
- the rpmI gene encoding 50S ribosomal protein L35, which translates to MPKMKTKSSVKKRFKITATGKVLAGPGNKRHGLINRSQKMKRTNRGSQVLTEMDGRTVKQWAPYGLA; encoded by the coding sequence ATGCCCAAGATGAAGACCAAGTCTTCGGTCAAGAAGCGGTTCAAGATCACCGCCACCGGCAAGGTGCTGGCAGGGCCCGGCAACAAGCGCCACGGCCTGATCAACCGCTCGCAGAAAATGAAGCGCACGAACCGTGGTTCGCAGGTGCTGACGGAAATGGACGGCCGCACTGTAAAGCAGTGGGCCCCCTACGGCCTGGCATAA
- a CDS encoding glycosyltransferase family 9 protein produces MHILFITSTRLGDAILSTGLLDTLLRRYPEADFTIACGPVAAGLFAHMPRRVRTIEMVKRPRNMHWVDLWRQCRGQKWDLCVDLRSSIVSYFLRVGERHVMQGGRRRGPRITHIGNLLDLNPAPLPVTWTSEAECQEAARMLPDDGTRWVALGPTANWDGKIWPPERFVAVFRALQADDPRLRPVILYGPGDAERARALPVIEHLPDALDTGGGLTVTQVAALLARCTLFIGNDSGLMHLAAASRIPTLGLFGRSKAMEYAPAGPWGQVAMAPGPVGNAPMEGLSVKQVVLTAQRLLRDRAQAKR; encoded by the coding sequence ATGCACATCCTGTTCATCACATCCACCCGGCTTGGTGATGCCATCCTTTCCACCGGGCTGCTCGATACGCTGCTCAGGCGCTACCCCGAGGCCGATTTCACCATTGCGTGCGGGCCGGTGGCGGCCGGGCTGTTCGCGCACATGCCACGCCGCGTGCGCACCATCGAGATGGTCAAGCGCCCACGCAACATGCACTGGGTCGATCTGTGGCGGCAGTGCCGGGGGCAGAAATGGGACCTGTGCGTGGACCTGCGCAGTTCGATCGTGAGCTATTTCCTGCGCGTGGGCGAGCGCCACGTCATGCAGGGTGGTCGCCGCAGGGGGCCGCGGATCACGCATATCGGCAACCTGCTGGACCTTAATCCCGCACCGCTGCCGGTAACATGGACGAGTGAGGCCGAGTGCCAGGAGGCCGCGCGCATGCTGCCCGATGATGGCACGCGCTGGGTCGCCCTTGGCCCCACCGCCAACTGGGATGGCAAGATATGGCCGCCCGAGCGGTTTGTCGCGGTATTCAGGGCCCTGCAGGCGGATGATCCGCGCCTGCGGCCGGTCATCCTGTATGGTCCAGGTGATGCGGAGCGTGCCCGCGCCCTGCCGGTGATCGAACACCTGCCCGATGCGCTGGATACGGGGGGCGGCCTGACGGTGACGCAGGTCGCGGCGCTGCTGGCGCGGTGCACGCTGTTCATTGGCAATGATTCGGGGCTCATGCATCTGGCTGCTGCCAGCCGGATTCCCACGCTGGGCCTGTTTGGGCGCAGCAAGGCGATGGAATACGCGCCCGCCGGCCCGTGGGGGCAGGTGGCAATGGCGCCCGGCCCGGTAGGCAACGCGCCAATGGAGGGGCTGAGCGTGAAGCAGGTGGTCCTGACCGCGCAGAGGCTCCTGCGCGACCGGGCACAGGCGAAACGGTGA
- the pheT gene encoding phenylalanine--tRNA ligase subunit beta, with protein MKFSLSWLREHLETTATLEEITATLNTIGLEVEGVEDPGAALASFRTARIIEAVQHPNADRLRVCQVDAGEGFERVQVVCGAPNARTGLHVIFAPPGTHIPASGITIKAGKLRGEASGGMLCSLRELGLGEDHDGIAELPEGTAPGQSYPLFAKLDDPVIDIAITPNRGDALAVRGVARDLAAAGLGRLKPWLVDTVEGQGESTIDWRITYPEACPWVLGRTIRGVKNGPSPAWLRRRLESIGLRPISALVDITNFFTHDLGRPLHVFDADKIRGGELTICRGAGERFTALDGSEHVMTPDDCVIADSSGVLSLAGIMGGAESGVGEETTTVFVECALFDPVAIALSGRRHNLHSDARQRFERGVDQALPPAALEAATRMIIDLCGGVADNVVSAGAEPAWQRQAHLEFARLETLGGLVEEPDHAVHLLEGLGFEVRERDARHVVVDVPSWRNDIATPMLLDQQPDLPEARARAAAEGAVAINPEVDLIEEVLRLRGLDSVPAVSLPVHSAVPLPALTPRQARIASLRRTLAARGLLETVGFSFVAQEQAAQFGETPAGLHLLNPIAADLDQMRPTPLVNLLAAIRANAARGYPDIGLFEVGPGFDADGQKQIAVGIRSGYSARQPGQPAKPVDLWQVKADALAALSVMGAAMEGLSLSADAPAYYHPGRSGVIRQGPKLVLGHFGQLHPALLAARGIDVPVCAFTLYPDAVPEPKRRRKGPPALSAFQPLKRDFAFVVDADVPAEKLLKAVKGAERNLIVAVSLFDVYEGDKIPAGQKSLGIEITLQPMDGTLTDAEIEAVCERVVAAAHKSCNAVLRG; from the coding sequence ATGAAGTTCTCCCTGTCCTGGCTGCGCGAACACCTTGAGACCACCGCGACGCTGGAAGAGATCACCGCCACCCTGAACACCATCGGCCTTGAGGTGGAAGGCGTGGAAGACCCCGGTGCCGCGCTGGCATCCTTCCGCACTGCCCGTATCATCGAGGCCGTGCAGCACCCCAATGCAGACCGCCTGCGCGTGTGTCAGGTCGATGCGGGTGAGGGGTTCGAGCGCGTGCAGGTCGTGTGCGGCGCGCCCAATGCCCGCACGGGGCTGCATGTCATCTTCGCGCCGCCGGGCACGCATATTCCGGCTTCCGGCATCACCATCAAGGCAGGCAAGCTGCGCGGCGAGGCCAGTGGCGGCATGCTGTGCTCGCTACGCGAACTCGGCCTTGGCGAGGACCATGACGGCATTGCCGAACTGCCCGAGGGCACGGCGCCGGGCCAGTCCTACCCGCTCTTTGCCAAGCTTGATGATCCCGTGATCGACATCGCCATCACTCCCAACCGGGGCGATGCGCTGGCCGTGCGCGGTGTGGCGCGTGATCTGGCGGCAGCCGGGCTTGGCAGGCTGAAGCCCTGGCTGGTCGATACGGTGGAAGGCCAGGGCGAGAGCACGATTGACTGGCGCATCACCTACCCCGAGGCCTGCCCGTGGGTGCTTGGCCGCACCATCCGTGGCGTAAAAAATGGTCCCAGCCCGGCATGGCTGCGCCGGAGGCTGGAATCAATCGGCCTGCGCCCGATTTCGGCGCTGGTCGATATCACCAATTTCTTCACCCATGACCTTGGCCGCCCGCTGCATGTGTTCGATGCGGACAAGATCCGTGGCGGTGAACTGACCATCTGCCGGGGCGCGGGCGAGCGCTTTACGGCGCTTGATGGCAGCGAACATGTCATGACGCCTGATGACTGCGTGATTGCCGATAGCAGCGGCGTGCTGTCGCTGGCAGGCATCATGGGCGGGGCCGAGAGTGGCGTGGGCGAGGAGACGACCACCGTGTTCGTCGAATGCGCGCTGTTTGACCCCGTGGCCATTGCGCTGTCCGGGCGGCGGCACAACCTGCATTCCGATGCCCGCCAGCGCTTTGAGCGCGGTGTGGATCAGGCCCTGCCGCCCGCAGCCCTGGAGGCCGCGACGCGCATGATTATCGATCTGTGTGGCGGCGTGGCTGATAACGTGGTCTCCGCCGGGGCCGAGCCCGCGTGGCAGCGCCAGGCGCATCTGGAATTCGCCCGCCTTGAAACCCTTGGCGGCCTGGTGGAAGAGCCGGATCATGCCGTGCATCTGCTCGAGGGGCTGGGCTTTGAGGTGCGTGAACGCGACGCCCGCCATGTGGTGGTGGATGTGCCTTCATGGCGCAACGATATTGCCACGCCCATGCTGCTCGACCAGCAGCCCGACCTGCCCGAAGCCCGCGCCAGAGCCGCGGCGGAAGGGGCCGTGGCGATCAACCCGGAAGTGGACCTGATCGAGGAAGTGCTGCGCCTGCGCGGGCTGGACAGCGTGCCCGCCGTGTCGCTGCCGGTGCACAGCGCCGTGCCGCTGCCAGCGCTTACGCCCCGACAGGCCCGCATTGCCAGCCTGCGTCGCACGCTTGCCGCGCGCGGATTGCTCGAGACGGTCGGCTTCTCCTTCGTGGCGCAGGAACAGGCCGCGCAGTTTGGCGAAACGCCCGCTGGCCTGCATCTGCTCAATCCCATTGCGGCTGATCTTGACCAGATGCGCCCGACCCCGCTGGTCAACCTGCTGGCCGCGATCAGGGCCAACGCGGCGCGTGGCTACCCTGATATCGGCCTGTTCGAGGTCGGCCCCGGCTTCGATGCCGATGGCCAGAAGCAGATCGCGGTCGGTATCCGCAGTGGCTATTCCGCCCGTCAGCCCGGCCAGCCAGCCAAGCCGGTTGACCTGTGGCAGGTCAAGGCCGATGCGCTGGCGGCCCTTTCTGTCATGGGTGCCGCCATGGAAGGGCTGAGCCTGAGTGCTGATGCGCCCGCTTATTACCATCCGGGCCGCTCGGGCGTGATCCGGCAGGGACCGAAGCTGGTGCTGGGGCATTTCGGGCAGTTACATCCCGCCCTGCTGGCCGCGCGTGGCATTGATGTGCCGGTGTGCGCGTTTACGCTTTACCCCGATGCGGTGCCCGAGCCCAAGCGCAGGCGCAAGGGCCCGCCCGCGCTCTCGGCCTTCCAGCCGCTCAAGCGTGATTTTGCGTTTGTAGTGGACGCGGATGTGCCAGCGGAAAAACTGCTCAAGGCGGTGAAGGGCGCGGAACGCAACCTGATCGTGGCCGTCAGCCTGTTTGATGTGTATGAAGGCGACAAGATCCCGGCGGGCCAAAAGTCGCTGGGCATCGAGATAACCCTGCAGCCGATGGACGGAACCCTGACCGATGCAGAGATCGAGGCTGTGTGTGAACGGGTGGTGGCCGCCGCGCATAAAAGCTGCAATGCCGTTCTGCGGGGTTAA